One region of Plasmodium vivax chromosome 7, whole genome shotgun sequence genomic DNA includes:
- a CDS encoding hypothetical protein, conserved (encoded by transcript PVX_087000A; Apicoplast targeted protein. Curated by Stuart Ralph, Walter and Eliza Hall Institute of Medical Research, Australia.): MPNGLPRLRALFASWVRHGAAGMKGQSVKGQSVKGQSVKGQSIQGRQATRSAGSKGTPKAAAVGGTMLLISPIMFEVKHKEEENNPKTEYIFMAGKTIDFLTQKIFENEFGTSVLYLTFFVAYLALLAHDNRINLLVQKLKFRYANDMFSVGHPNYARFLDKLRTPRKGT; the protein is encoded by the coding sequence ATGCCAAACGGACTGCCGCGCCTGCGGGCGCTCTTCGCCAGCTGGGTGAGGCACGGCGCGGCGGGCATGAAGGGGCAATCCGTGAAGGGGCAATCCGTGAAGGGGCAATCCGTAAAGGGGCAATCCATTCAGGGGAGGCAGGCCACCCGAAGCGCAGGGAGCAAAGGAACACCCAAAGCAGCTGCAGTCGGAGGGACGATGCTGCTCATCTCCCCCATCATGTTTGAGGTGAAAcacaaagaggaagaaaacaacCCCAAGACagagtacatttttatggcaGGCAAGACGATCGATTTTTTAACccaaaaaatttttgaaaatgaattCGGCACGTCGGTCCTTTATTTAACTTTCTTCGTTGCGTATCTGGCCCTCCTTGCACACGACAATAGAATTAACCTCCTTGTGCAGAAGCTCAAATTCAGGTACGCAAATGATATGTTTAGCGTTGGCCACCCCAACTATGCCAGGTTCTTGGACAAGCTGAGGACCCCTCGGAAGGGCACCTAG
- a CDS encoding hypothetical protein, conserved (encoded by transcript PVX_087005A), with protein sequence MQYNLIGSKINNHYVVDPYVSLLYLKRAYKFLRLLKDSGGEAIILGNKHREVHLEHYFGNVQRKETCSLNILTNVTKRYDLLICTDLPLFYPYMRNVLIPKMLVADGATFVKYKTFLHAFDYFIPLTGEKLDRHLHYVLARRYLSGGELR encoded by the coding sequence ATGCAGTACAACCTAATTGGGAGCAAAATAAACAACCACTACGTGGTGGACCCCTACGTGAGCCTGCTGTACCTGAAGAGGGCTTATAAATTCCTGAGGCTGCTGAAGGACAGCGGAGGGGAGGCAATCATTCTGGGCAACAAGCACAGAGAGGTCCATTTGGAACACTACTTTGGCAACGTCCAGCGCAAGGAGACATGCAGCttaaacattttaacaaACGTCACGAAGAGGTATGATCTGCTGATTTGTACCGACCTGCCGTTGTTCTATCCCTACATGAGGAACGTCCTCATCCCGAAAATGCTGGTTGCGGACGGGGCGACCTTCGTCAAGTACAAGACGTTTCTGCACGCCTTCGACTACTTCATTCCGCTGACGGGTGAGAAGTTAGACCGGCACCTCCACTACGTGCTGGCGCGCAGGTACCtctcggggggggagctacGTTGA
- a CDS encoding DNA excision-repair helicase, putative (encoded by transcript PVX_087010A), translating to MVVFQLDDLEVFFPYDYIYPEQYAYMRYLKKTLDSEGHCVLEMPTGTGKTVAIFSLITSYQHGKNDEGKFIFCTRTVAEMEKSLIELKKVIQYRVDTLRRRVVSGEVKGERADERAEDEMKDQTGEQTTANDANDANDANQANDATTANHANDATAAQRRSGDLQGDILAIGISARRCMCVNERVLRKHEREKIDEECRKLTATFVREKKYISQRISKLGSTHSDRVSEFIVKNRQHIDVEDYFDIYHTRNSLEEYNDIGLCGYYENYKKEFLFELIQPGVYTIEDLKVMCKRYKNAQNETVPICPYFCAKKVIEVAKVIVLNYQYVIDPKVSKSLFIGREVNSRVNLHKRDIIVFDEAHNIDSVCLEALSVNIDRNVLNKATANIKKLLSKIEASKVLNEEKLREECTRILRRVREEKRGGEALGEAMSEAVKEAVGEAANEAANEAVKEALTEAGSGGGAPGKRRPQESKGAEVYFDEDLNLIFPRAANPSGVDDDAPWGGKQAKGGGLLEGLAKFLGQSVSSLLPGGSGQVAGSSLLPGGSGQVADSSLFPEGSKDSHGNGSSSSAAAANAATPREDPTELHYSPLLMEDAVKNVVLPGNIRKSEHFLNLMRIVVMYLRKYVNIYEVTSEGPLSFLYKCERETKLDTSFFKFCFDRLKALLNALQIVTVDDYSALNVVCNFCTLLGSYFQGFIIICEPYPEATGIYDPVIQFACLDSSIAMKAVIGKYRSVILTSGTITPLELYPKLLNFKTVLTASFPMSFDRNCVCPLIVTNSSDLVPLSSQFSLRSDLTVIKNYGMLLVEMCKTIPDGIVAYFPSYIYMEEVISSWYELGIITSILECKLIFIETKDIVSTTIALHNFKRACDLGKGAVFLSICRGKIAEGIDFDKHYGKCVILFGIPYQYTLSRILKSRLDFLKETYNIQENEFLTFDAMRQASQCVGRIIRNKKDYGIMIFADIRYARNDKKSKLPPWIIKCMELSNVNLTVSTAVNISRKFLLNMSQEYKETGQTKLSQELTSDQPRCWALVKSALNLDDFL from the coding sequence ATGGTGGTGTTCCAGCTGGACGACCTGGAGGTGTTCTTCCCGTATGACTACATCTACCCGGAGCAGTACGCGTACATGAGGTACCTGAAGAAGACGCTGGACAGCGAGGGGCACTGCGTGCTGGAGATGCCCACCGGCACGGGGAAGACGGTGGCGATTTTCTCGCTGATAACGTCCTACCAGCATGGGAAGAACGACGAGGGGAAGTTCATTTTCTGCACGCGCACGGTGGCCGAGATGGAGAAGTCGCTCATCGAGCTGAAGAAGGTCATTCAGTACCGGGTGGACACGCTCCGCCGTCGCGTGGTTAGCGGCGAGGTGAAGGGGGAGCGGGCGGATGAACGGGCGGAGGACGAGATGAAGGATCAGACGGGGGAGCAAACCACCGCTAACGATGCTAACGATGCTAACGATGCTAATCAAGCTAACGACGCTACCACCGCTAACCACGCTAACGACGCTACCGCCGCTCAGAGACGCAGTGGTGACCTGCAGGGGGACATCCTCGCCATCGGAATCAGCGCGCGGAGGTGCATGTGTGTGAACGAGCGGGTGCTGCGCAAGCACGAGCGCGAGAAGATAGACGAGGAGTGCCGCAAGCTGACGGCGACCTTCGTCCGGGAGAAGAAGTACATCAGCCAACGGATAAGCAAATTGGGGAGCACCCACTCAGATAGGGTCTCTGAATTCATAGTAAAGAACAGACAGCACATAGATGTGGAAGATTATTTTGACATCTACCACACGAGGAACTCCTTAGAAGAGTATAACGACATAGGGTTGTGTGGATATTAcgagaattataaaaaggagTTCCTTTTCGAGCTGATCCAGCCGGGGGTATACACGATTGAAGATTTGAAGGTGATGTGTaaaaggtacaaaaatgCCCAGAATGAGACCGTGCCGATTTGCCCCTACTTTTGCGCGAAGAAAGTTATAGAGGTGGCCAAGGTGATCGTTTTAAATTACCAATATGTGATTGACCCGAAGGTATCAAAGTCGCTATTCATTGGGAGGGAGGTTAACAGCCGGGTGAATCTACACAAGAGGGACATCATCGTTTTTGATGAGGCGCATAACATTGATAGCGTGTGCCTGGAGGCGCTGAGTGTAAACATAGACCGGAACGTCCTCAACAAGGCCACGGCAAATATTAAGAAGCTGCTCAGCAAGATCGAGGCCTCCAAGGTCCTCAACGAGGAGAAGCTCCGCGAGGAGTGCACCCGCATTTTGCGGCGCGTCcgggaggagaagcggggCGGCGAAGCGTTGGGCGAAGCGAtgagcgaagcggtgaaagaagcggtgggggaagcggccaacGAAGCGGCCaacgaagcggtgaaagAAGCCTTGACAGAGGCTGGCTCAGGGGGGGGCGCCCCCGGGAAGAGGAGGCCCCAAGAAAGCAAAGGGGCAGAGGTCTACTTTGATGAGGACCtaaatttgatttttccCAGGGCGGCGAATCCCTCCGGCGTGGACGACGATGCgccctggggggggaagcaggcGAAGGGAGGGGGCCTTCTGGAGGGGTTAGCGAAGTTTCTGGGTCAGTCAGTTAGCAGTCTCCTcccggggggaagcggccaagTGGCAGGTAGCAGTCTCCTcccggggggaagcggccaagTGGCAGATAGCAGTCTCTTCCCGGAGGGGAGCAAAGACTCGCACGGTAATGGCAGTAGTAGTAGTGCCGCCGCCGCTAACGCAGCTACCCCGCGAGAGGACCCGACGGAGCTGCACTACAGCCCGCTCCTGATGGAGGACGCGGTGAAAAACGTGGTGCTGCCGGGGAACATCCGCAAGTCGGAGCACTTCCTAAACCTCATGCGGATAGTCGTCATGTACCTGCGGAAGTATGTCAATATTTACGAAGTCACCTCGGAAGGTCCCCTCTCCTTCTTGTATAAATGTGAAAGGGAGACCAAACTGGACAcctccttcttcaaattctgTTTCGATCGTCTGAAGGCTCTTCTAAACGCTCTGCAGATTGTTACCGTGGATGACTACTCCGCCTTAAATGTggtgtgcaatttttgcacCCTTCTGGGGAGCTACTTCCAAGGGTTTATCATCATATGTGAGCCTTACCCTGAGGCCACAGGCATCTACGACCCGGTGATTCAGTTCGCCTGTCTTGACTCCTCCATAGCAATGAAGGCTGTTATAGGCAAATACAGATCTGTAATTTTAACTAGTGGGACGATCACCCCTTTGGAGTTGTACCCCAAATTGCTAAACTTCAAAACTGTGTTGACTGCCTCCTTCCCTATGTCATTCGATAGGAACTGTGTGTGTCCTTTGATAGTTACGAACAGTTCGGATCTGGTCCCGTTGTCTTCCCAGTTTTCTCTACGAAGTGACCTTACGGTGATTAAGAACTACGGCATGCTGCTGGTCGAGATGTGCAAAACGATTCCCGATGGGATTGTTGCGTACTTCCCATCGTACATCTATATGGAGGAGGTCATCTCCTCTTGGTATGAACTCGGCATCATCACCAGCATCCTCGAGTGTAAATTGATTTTCATTGAAACGAAGGATATTGTATCCACCACCATTGCGCTGCATAACTTTAAGAGGGCGTGCGACTTGGGGAAGGGGGCCGTCTTCCTCTCCATTTGCCGTGGAAAAATCGCAGAAGGGATCGACTTCGATAAACACTATGGCAAATGCGTGATCCTCTTTGGCATCCCCTACCAGTATACCCTCTCGAGGATCCTCAAATCGAGGCTGGACTTTCTAAAAGAAACGTACAATATCCAGGAGAACGAGTTTCTTACGTTCGACGCGATGAGACAGGCCTCCCAGTGCGTCGGGAGAATCATACGAAACAAGAAGGACTACGGGATAATGATCTTCGCGGACATTCGGTACGCACGTAATGATAAGAAGAGCAAGCTGCCGCCCTGGATCATCAAGTGCATGGAGCTGAGCAACGTGAATCTCACCGTCAGCACGGCCGTCAACATCTCGCGCAAGTTCCTCCTCAACATGTCCCAGGAGTACAAGGAGACTGGCCAGACCAAGCTCTCGCAGGAGCTCACGTCCGACCAGCCCCGCTGCTGGGCCCTCGTCAAGTCGGCGCTCAACCTCGACGACTTCCTCTGA